In Telopea speciosissima isolate NSW1024214 ecotype Mountain lineage chromosome 10, Tspe_v1, whole genome shotgun sequence, the DNA window atagacctcctcatcAAGGTTTTCATTCAGAAAGGCAGTCTTCACGTCCATCTAGTGTAACTCCATGTCGAAATGAGCTACTAATGTCATAATTACCCTGAAAGAGTCCTTTGAAGAAACTAGTGAGAAAGTCTCATTATAGTCAACTGTCTCTTTCTGAGTAAATCCCTTGACTaccagtctggctttaaacctctcaatCTTTCCTTTGGAATCCTTTTTGGTCttgtacacccatttacatctaaTGGGCTTGAAACCTTTAGGTAACTCAACAAGCTCCTAAACACTATTATGTCTCATCGATTGTATTTCATCTCTTATTGCTTCCAACCATAAATCTGACTGAGGACCAGAAATAGCTTccgaataagtaactggatcaatCACAGgaccaatgtcatagtcataCTCTCCCAGATAGACCACATAGTCGGGTGATATAGTTGACCTCCCCTCCCAAATGGTCTCCTAAGTGGAGCCTCCATAACCACATCATGAAcctaagaagcttcaacaagaACATGATCAATAATAGGTTCTTGAACCTCAATAGGTACAACCTCTGGTGTAACAGGCTCTGCATCTGTCTGAATGGGTAGAGAAAAAAATACAGTCGTTCCAACCCCACTACTTTCCTTTTCAGTCTAAGAACAAGTACTACTCACCTCGGCCatatcaaattccagaaacttgTTGTCTGAGAATCCACAATTCTAGTACCTCCACATGGGTTATAAAAATGATaccccttcgaatgatctggataggaaataaaaaagcaaCGAGTAGTTCTAGATTCCAACTTGCTCAATGCTGGATTATACAACCTTACTTCTACAGGACaaccccaaactctaagatggttcaAGCTAGGTTTACGTTCagtccacaactcaaaaggaaTCAATGAAACAGATTTAGAAGGAacacggttaaggatataaaggGATGTTCTCAAAGCTTCACCCCACGCGCGCTGCACTCATTGGCGatgtcacgccccaaaccacccctgggaggatttaggcaagtgacccggatatcctacgacatccgccaatccccaaggatctagaagtagtacttacatgtcacataccacacaatgagggtaaaaagataataaatgtatATCAGAGTACAATGGAAGATTTAAACTACCCACAGAAGATTTATATCATTtgtaataaaatcccaaatacctatgttataccatatacatatccatttatgctcAAAAGTATAACGTTCtgataattacacttcttgaaagaaagaaacttaaataataacagaaTTTTTGTAGATCAACAAcgtgaggaagatctacagttCCATCAATAGCTTCATTGTCCGTTAgcaaaccagtacctgcaaaatcacctaaaagagaGTAtataagagtgtgagctccaccgagcccgtgaatgaaatatcaccatgcatgcacatgctagcacaaccatatgagtcctacatgaggtgcagttcattttatttattagccacctaacatcacaactaaggcgggttagtgctactacaatccccaatacatgtatccttggtgcggatTTTTAACCCCTTTcagcgatacacccattgagttgtcggagaagaccagtcggctccagcatctcttcctaggtcagcccgaccggccctctaggttaccaTTGTGCCACCACCAGCCCTATAGATTGGTGGGCCTACTGAACGAACAATGTCTTCttgagacattggcctcacacatttCTGTGTTACCACCACGTCCTAATGATCATGATGGGTCAACTGACCGAGCAATGCCTTtcaggacattggcctcacacttttgtggtatccaacacctaaacccctattggcaagggttcgtagcatgggtgatgatttCCTAGCtatatgcattctatatgacatagtatgagtcgggtggtgtcaaccgtatctcattctacgggctaccacaggcctcattttcaagctggctacgacatctaatctagcaattccacatataagcattatcatccatttccaatgtccatcagatgagattcagaatttaaatacgaatataaaataatttaaagtaattaaagacagtaaatattgttgttgttgttgttgtcatgacccatcagtcatgttacacctacactcatggtgtaattccacttaCCTTGgtctgatcctactggttcagctgttTGTTCAGTTTCGACCGGTATctgactgtgcacctcgagcacgggatcaaatcctaaagtaataaatcaaaaatgtGTTAtgttaattattcaaaactgttttggataacctagtgttggtctaggctcactggtctgactgggtgttcagtctggtatcacttgcaattctccgggtcttgcactgggctttcgggtccatgtcccggtgcatcatccagagatgcaaACCCATGTTATAATAAATTTTAAGGAAAGATCAACTTAATCGTAGCCCCACCAAGCATGAAAAACAGGGCCAAAAGTTTCAGCTCATGTTTGGCTCAGTCTGGGTGTGTGTACCTGGCTCTGTGGCGCCCACTTGTGCACCCAAAgtgtggatgacagcaaggGCAGTTGGGGTAGGGTATTCAGGTCATTTATGGGTTATACACACTATTCTAGGCTTGAGAGTGATGGTCCCAAAAGGCAGAATTCAATTCTGGCCAAAACAGCATCActaggccttgcactaggcgtttgggtcaattgcccaatgcatcacccagagatttcatttgcagaattttcttggattgaaatgaaatttcagttcatttagaggcataattggattatggttccttctaagaaaatgaagctctgtgaatctagtttctagcaaaattggaatcaaagaaaatgaagattgggttatgaaattatgttatttttattatacaaaggtcaatctgtcaaaACAACAGGAtatgattttgacagcaacttgaaatgaacttttaactaacctagagacataactaggtaatggtttcttttaataaaatatagCCTTATGAgcctagtttctaaaaaaattgaaaccaagacaaatggagttcggatggtggagttatatcattttaactaagagaaggtcaatctgcagagtagcagaatttgatatttatgttaggatttaacatgcatgtatggatccGTGGCTCTATCCTACTATTCATGCTTTATGCACTTGGTTTGGTATAAAACTAAGCTATATTCATGGTTGGAATTGAGGTCTAAGCAATTCTGGGTTTGTAAGAATGTGGATGAAGAGCAATAACATAGAATCCatggcatgcatgcaaggatccatggttCTAACCTGCAAATCATGGCTTACATTCATAGTTTAGCACGATGGTTAGCCTAATCATGGCTGGAACTTAAGTTTCGGTACATTCCCAGTTTGAGAAGGAGGTAAGAAGTAGGAGGGAGAGGTTATGCAAGAGGATCATGTATCCTAGCTACCAATTTAAGCATTTCATACATGGTAGCATTCAAGGTAGGAGTTTGGGTTCAATTCTACAACTGTTTTTccaaaacataatttttatAAGGAAGGTTTATAAGATGAGAAGGTCGGATTCCAAGAGATGAGCAAGGctccttgttcttctccttctctttctcttcttcttctcttcttcttctcttcttttcagttttGCTGAAAAGAAACCAACGAAGATGGGTTCTTTTATActttactttatttttgtttagatttgatttatgagaatacaattttaccccttctttatccttgtataatcaatatattatattttctttatttgtaTCTTGGGTATCTTTCTAAATGTGTAAGGACATCAATGTCCCCATACTTTAAATGAAATGTCTTTGAGTCCCAAACCTATGAAATTCCAGTCCTACCCTTCtttgccttcattttccaccaATAGTgattagtcttcttctttgactaAGGTACCCTTATAAagtgaaaagacttaattaccctttagtcttatgttttatttcaattatacCTAGCCTATCCCAACTTGCCACCTATTTATTAATTTGAAGTTTCTTAATTCTCACCAATAGGATCCTTCTACATGGGATGCCATGTAGCCTCCAACTATTGTATGCATGGAACATGCAACATATGTCAGTGTGCcacgtgactaccattttaggtgggccccacatgcatatttatttttaaagttGAATTTCCACCTCATCACATGTCTTTTATTTAACTTATTTAaacttttatgtatatataaaagtataCATGAGTGGGGATTTGAACCTAGAACCTCCCACTTAAATTGCCTAAGTAACAATCAGCTGGGCTAAGACTCTAATTTGCTAGTTTTTGAGGACTAAATTTCTTTATCCTATTGTTCTtactgttttgatcaaaattttgtcTAGGAAATTCGGAATCGACTTTCGTCAGTTGTATAGGTTTCGTTTTAAGGTTCTTCTCAATAATTTATTGATCCTAAGAATTATTTCACTTTGTCACTACTCAATTTTTTATGAGTTGATATAATTACCTAAATGCCcctatattacaaatataagttgttttattgtttatcgATCGTCAAGTTAGACCAGTGATGCACTTGTTGGCAACCAAAGTTAACGGAAAAATATTAATACAAGGATGCGGACATTACATTACAACATTTATATCGACCATTCGTTCAACGCTCCACAAGGTACTGGTACCTTTGACCTCGAGTTTTGGAActtcaaccaaaaattcaaattagcctgcattttttttttgtacaggTTTAACAGGCGACGATCCAGACTTAGTAGCATAGCAGATTTACTTCCCAAACTTTTAAGAACCCACGGTATAAATTAGTCAAATCCAGAGAATTTATTTCAGAATGACCTACTACAGATCAGAATATGTGAATCAAGTGCCCATCAAGCAGTGAAGCTGGTTTGTTTTGCTTAATAAAATGCTTAGAAGTTAGGATCCCTCCTCCCccgccgccccccccccccccccaaaaaaaaaaaaagggggggggggtgcaaaCCAAACAAGTTTTAGATGTATTGCAGAGGGCAATGTACATGTCCGGACATAGCAGGGCACAAGAGGAATCTGGCCTCTCAAAAGCCAGACACCTCAACTAGATGATGTTGGAACTGATACATCCTGCCAATTACACTGGTATAGACATAAGAGAACCACACTTGAAAGGAAACAAGGAACTccatcagtttttttttaattaatgtaaGCGAACCTATCAGTGAACATACCATTGGGTCATACATTTCCATAATAATTATCAAGCAGCTAGGATTGAAAATAGATACAGATAATTTGAATGTGAATGAATCACCAAAACAAATTTATTAATTCCCTCAAAAAGGCACATCTCTGGAGTTTATTAATTTTTCACTGAACAAAAGGCTTTGTCCAAAATCCCACAaaccagaaaaggaaaaagaagaaattactaCCTATGTATCCACCTGTTTAGTAATACAATTACTATTaatctttcttattttatctaCAAGAAAAAACTCTGTTGGCCAACCGACCAAAATCCCAATATTCTTGGGCCATCAAATAACTATTATCAACAGCTTCAGCAATCTCAACAAGACCATCTTTCTCCTTCACACTGATTTAAGGAAACAAGCCAAGTTTCTTGCTCCCGTAACCCTACTATTTAGCCTGCACAAGTACAAAATAACATACATCAACAAGCAGCATAGATCATGCCTgtatagggggggggggggggattaggAAAGTATGCTCTGATGCTCATTGCATTTCAAATGGTGAATGGAATTAGTAAAGCTGATCCTACATGTTAGTCTATATAGTAGTTTGGTCAATCATATCTACTGTTTATTTGGGCATCCAAAACTAAATGAATGTGTTATAAATATGAAACCCTAGCTTACAATAGTGTGGTGCAGTGGACTTTATGTAACTTGAAAATGGACCacgaaataaaaaagaataaatgcATTGATTGAACCagtgtatttattataatgTCTAGTTAGCCCCAAAGGAGCATGGTTCACTAGAAGGATTGTAGTATTTTCTCTTGAAATCTCTTTTataccacctagtggcatcaaagGATACAAACAAATATTATTTTGTCCACTTACCTGGTAAGACAATTCACATTGAAAAAGTATTAAAAGGGCATTTTGTCCTTTTCTTTGCCAAAGGCATTTTAGTCCAATTGGACAATAAAACTATTAACAATTTTTTTGCCAGTCATAATCAATTCATCAATAAGAGACTGCTAATTCACCTGGGAATAAAGGAAGGTTCCGAAGACTGCAATGGCAGCTCCAAGAGCATTGACGGGTTGGATAGGTGTCCGGAAGATGATGATGGAGGAGACAATGACAGAAATTCGCTTCATCGTGTTTCCAACGCTAAACGTCAAGGGTGAGATCTCATCCAGGGACATGTATGAAACCTGATTGTACAAGTGATAGAACACACTTTGTGCCACCAACCACCTATAATTCAGAGCCACACAGCCACAAAAATCGTTCTTTTTTAGTAAGATGTCgagggagaaaagaaatttaaagaCTTGAAATTAACAGCTAAGAACAAAAAACGAATATGAGGCCAACAGATTGGATGAAACATACTTCATTAATAAAGAAACCAGCATTGGTTCCACAATTATTCACACTTGGTCAAAAGAAGACAGATGGAACATGCTTTATGAATTGACATTTGTAAAACACAGAGCGTGGCAAAATGAGAAAGTTAGGAGGCCATGCAGAGTAACTAAGAAACTTCGGTGAATTATACGGGAAGTGTGACAACAATTCAGCAATATAAAGATTTACAGTCAAATATTTTCACTAAAACTTCAAAAGTTGGATGCCAGACATATTCAGACTACTGTGCCCTGAAATTTAAAATTGTTCATTAAGTTAAAAGTTGTCTAAGTAAAAAATTGGATGCCAGACATATTTAGAAGCCCCATTAATCCTACCTTCGATAAGTTTTAACTTAAGGAACAAATTTGAACAATGACAATAAGTAAATGATTATAATCACCCAATCAGATGTCGCCGATCTCTAGGAGGGATAGGTAGCACACTCTCATCATGTGCATATTCAAAACATTCAACATCATAACTCAAATTTGTAAGACTAGGGTTCCTCTAAAATACCCCCAACCaatattcaaaaaatattttgtctTTGGTTAATGTCAAAAAGTCATTCAATAAGTAAATTGTTCTTCCCCTGCTACCACTACTACATTAGAATTTAGAAGATCACTGCTTGACAACCATTTTAGATTTGACACTAGTGATTTTTGCTCGAGAACCAAAGTGgttcaatataaataaagggattAGTATCAAGACGAAGGAAAAACAACTGATAATCATGTCAAACAGTCAAGTATACACAGACAAAGCAGCAGCACAGATATACAATACAGACAAAGAAGAGGTCGGTAGCTCTCGCGGTTACCAAATCAACTGGGGTCCAATCTGTGCGAGAGATGTTTCCCAGCCCGATGCCCACAGTTGCGGACCCTCCACTGCAATCGCGAAGGGTATGAGAAGCACCAGAGACAAAATGGACAGACAAGCGTAGTAGTTCATGCCACTGACTGAGTTTCCCTTCATCCCTTTCTTCGAGAAAATGTTTCGAAACACGAACGCCAGATTTGATATCATAGcccccataaaccctaacaaCGTTAAACGACCAAAATTTATAATTCAGAGAACTTACAACAATAAGAAGGTGAAGAAAGGCAGCCCCCCAAAAACCCCATATAGAAGGCACCCCCAGAAAAACAAATACATAACATGGACTTCATTCACAACTTAGAAGAGCAAGAATCTCGGGTGGAAGGGGAGGTTGAACGAAATTCCAAttcttagaagaaaaaaatataatcttTCTCACCTATCATGTTGAAATTAAGCTCTGTGACAGCGGCAAGAGCGCAACCACCAATAATTGGCACAAGCGACAGATACACCGGCACGGGAAAAGATTCACCCAAGAGAAACCTCGAAACCAAGACGCTGAAAGCAGGTTCACCACTCTTGATGATGTGAGTGAACGAAACCGCAACCTTCGACATGCTCACAGTCGCAGCTACATGTCCGATGGTATGTGCCACCGCAACCTACAGAACACAAACCAGCGAGAGAACATTAAGACCAAACTCCCTAGGAATAAACGAAACGAAAGAATCTATACCCCTTAAGACACCAAAACAACCCTTTTCTCTTTACCGGAAAGAGAGATTTCCAGAAGTCCAAGTCAGTTTTAGGGGCTTCAGCAATCCGCAAAACCCAGGATACCAACATAATCAGCGATCCCGCTGCGAGAGACAGTGTGGAGGTGAGCCAGGGGAACGGATACGCGTTGAGGACCTTCTTGTTGTATATGTTGAAGACAACGTTCAAAGCCCACCAAGTCGCAAAATAGAAACCGATTTTCAGATTCGGACCAGTGGCTGCCTTTTTGTCAGGTAGTTCGACATTGGCATCCAGTGGTTGTGATTGATCAGCTTCAGCGGCTTTGCATTCGAAAATAGGCTTGCGAGGGCTGACAGCCTCTGAAGATCCAAAAGCTTCGACGGATGAAACATACAGGGGTTTCCGAGCAGAGAAGATGGAGTTGGAGCCTTTTGGCGCTGGCATAGATGGAAGCAAACAGTATTGCGGACGCAGTCCTGATGCCTTGGGCCGTAGCCGTAAGAGATCGGGAACGCCAAGGGCAGCAGTTGATTGCTTGACTGAGCAGATCATCTTGTTCACAGATACTCAAAACCAACAAATAACTTTTCGAATTGAGATCGAATTTCTGTAGAAAAGACCTACAATTCTGTGATCGTCACGGAGCGTTAAGGAACTAGCTTCCACCTGATCAATGATCCACCCAATTTTGCACTTTTGCAGAAGGAGAAATCAGATGATGTGATCTCCTTGAATTCCTGAAGCAGAACTCCAAAGACCGGAAGAACGAACACAACTCCGTTCCAACGTCGATGTTCGACGAAGACTATTTTCAGTAAAGAGTGAAGTACTAAACAGTCGCTTTCCTTAAAGCAGAAAGCGAATAAGGAATCgcgaatctctctctctcgcctccCTTAGAGGCAGAGTGGATGAGTTGAGCTTTCTGCAATCAGAAGTCAGCACTTGTGAGAGttggaaaagaaagaacaaaatgtCGGGATTTTATAAGCGGGTGAGCGGCAGAGAAGTTGAGAAGGGCAAAGTTTTGTAATATCTCAATTAGGTCCCTCTTAATTTATAGATCCACTAAAACAACCTTCAGGGGACATGGATTTCACTTTCATCCCCCGTACTGAAAAAGCCCTAAAATACATATTCGAGGAATATTTCTAACGATTCTAGTGTTTTTATCTAAGAATTGGTCGTATGACTCGTATTGAGGTAATGAAAAGCTATTCGAATAATATATCATAGGTTCCGTTTGATTATAAGGGAAATTGAAGGGAAGaaagtaaaaattttcaaacttgacaggaaaatttttgtaatcattacctaacataattatataattaatttcttatcatatttaataataatattttgagAGAAATAATGTCACTTGGGTGTGTGCAGTGCACTGCCCTGCACCCAAACATAGGACTGCACAAAATGATCGTCACagcccatggaaaggcagaattCCCCAGGGTTGCGACAGTCATTTTGTTTACCCCTGTGTTTGGCGCAACGACAGTGCACCTGTACACGCCCAAGTAGTATTCTCTTCCCCTAATactttttagatgtaattttttcttGGTAAAGTTTTCATGCACAGATAGGGTCTATTGGAGGACAAGAATCCAAGAACCAGACCTCATTTAGCAGAGTTTCTCCTAACCTGTGCCTCCTCCCTCCTACTGTCATttatctttcatatttattttttttctgtttattccccatcttttatttgtctttcttcatttttcacttctcatctctttttCTCCATCCCTCTTTTCTAATCTATTCTTTTAGAACTTATTTTTCCTACTTTGttctgtttggatccatgtaatcAACCTGAATAagatgggataaggctgagtttattgttgttgtaaAGTTTTCATGCATGGCCATTCATGTGCACGATCGACATTAAATGCAATTAAATTAATATAAATGCCAAtacaaaataacataaaaacccaTGTCC includes these proteins:
- the LOC122643953 gene encoding glucose-6-phosphate/phosphate translocator 1, chloroplastic-like, with translation MICSVKQSTAALGVPDLLRLRPKASGLRPQYCLLPSMPAPKGSNSIFSARKPLYVSSVEAFGSSEAVSPRKPIFECKAAEADQSQPLDANVELPDKKAATGPNLKIGFYFATWWALNVVFNIYNKKVLNAYPFPWLTSTLSLAAGSLIMLVSWVLRIAEAPKTDLDFWKSLFPVAVAHTIGHVAATVSMSKVAVSFTHIIKSGEPAFSVLVSRFLLGESFPVPVYLSLVPIIGGCALAAVTELNFNMIGFMGAMISNLAFVFRNIFSKKGMKGNSVSGMNYYACLSILSLVLLIPFAIAVEGPQLWASGWETSLAQIGPQLIWWLVAQSVFYHLYNQVSYMSLDEISPLTFSVGNTMKRISVIVSSIIIFRTPIQPVNALGAAIAVFGTFLYSQAK